In one Leptolyngbya sp. BL0902 genomic region, the following are encoded:
- a CDS encoding DUF433 domain-containing protein: protein MTVQSLTRITLNSEVMGGKPCIRGLRVTVGTVVGLLAAGRTIEAILQAYPYLEREDIYEALSYAAWRADEIEVPLASA from the coding sequence ATGACAGTTCAATCCCTAACTCGAATTACCTTGAATTCTGAAGTCATGGGGGGAAAGCCCTGCATTCGTGGATTGAGGGTGACTGTGGGTACCGTCGTTGGCCTTTTAGCAGCGGGTCGAACCATCGAGGCTATCCTCCAAGCCTATCCCTATCTGGAGCGAGAAGATATCTATGAAGCCCTCTCCTACGCGGCTTGGCGAGCTGACGAAATCGAGGTGCCCTTAGCCTCAGCATGA
- a CDS encoding DNA phosphorothioation-associated putative methyltransferase translates to MAKVSTDPPTYVDLCQRSAVGKRLPDALYVHVSALTHLDPALQAVEHRARSSTPLANRATLVKFSLDKPQIAYLFYPNFDTEAHPALQHSIQVNLDTLQATERDYSTTDNPPVLHRKETFVAPDYPHYATFAHLTQQQVAMGLLDNSREIGTQLNWERRLAQHGIEIHHHALACPIRGNQKAKPNIQRHRAAISRVTASKPVRLAVEAGLFPPNTTYFDYGCGHGADIEYIHRMGLASSGWDPHFRPDIPHRAADVVNLGYVINVIEDTADRREALINAWGLAQKVLIVAAQVLIDDRTRGVMAYGDGIITSRNTFQKYYEQEELKAYIDQVLGVDAIPIALGIYFVFRDDAQAETFRASRFRSRATAPRIRLKVSKFEEYRDRLQPLMDFYTDRGRLPTVEELGTDTLAPLQDTFGSIKRAFTVVLQATDAGEWDAIADKRRNDLLVYLALSHFGKRPKFKDLSPDLQQDIKALFGNYQQACTAADLMLMSLGRMELIEERCRQSPVGQQRPNSLWVHVSALDQLDPLLRLYEGCASRTIGRPEEATVVKFHVQKPQITYLEFPSFDKEPHPALKTSMVISLRDLHVRYRDYDPDNPPLLHQKDQTLTPDYPDYAKFAKLSQQEQKWGLLDDVKAIFDRRGWEQCLLEHGAELKGHRVVRRKQTD, encoded by the coding sequence ATGGCCAAGGTATCGACAGACCCGCCAACCTACGTAGACCTGTGCCAGCGCAGTGCTGTAGGCAAGCGCCTGCCGGATGCCCTTTATGTCCATGTCTCAGCCCTAACGCACCTTGACCCTGCTCTACAGGCGGTGGAGCACCGGGCACGATCCAGCACCCCTTTGGCGAACCGGGCCACCCTGGTCAAATTCAGCCTCGACAAACCGCAAATCGCCTACCTGTTTTACCCAAACTTTGACACCGAGGCTCACCCCGCTCTCCAGCACAGCATTCAGGTCAATCTAGACACGCTTCAAGCGACAGAGCGCGACTACAGCACCACCGACAATCCCCCGGTTCTCCACCGCAAAGAAACCTTCGTCGCCCCTGATTATCCTCACTACGCCACCTTCGCCCACCTCACTCAGCAGCAAGTAGCGATGGGGCTGCTCGACAATTCCCGCGAAATTGGCACCCAGTTGAATTGGGAACGCCGCCTCGCTCAGCATGGCATCGAAATCCATCACCACGCCCTGGCTTGCCCGATTCGAGGGAACCAAAAGGCGAAACCCAACATTCAGCGGCACAGAGCCGCCATCTCTCGCGTCACCGCCTCCAAACCCGTTCGCCTTGCCGTGGAAGCGGGCCTCTTCCCGCCGAACACCACCTACTTCGACTACGGCTGTGGCCACGGGGCCGACATCGAATACATCCACCGGATGGGCCTTGCCAGCTCCGGTTGGGATCCCCACTTTCGTCCCGATATTCCCCACCGTGCGGCGGATGTGGTCAACCTCGGCTATGTCATCAACGTCATCGAAGACACTGCCGATCGGCGAGAAGCCCTCATCAACGCCTGGGGGTTGGCCCAGAAAGTGCTGATCGTCGCCGCCCAAGTGCTCATCGACGACCGCACCCGTGGGGTGATGGCCTACGGCGACGGCATCATCACCAGCCGCAATACGTTTCAGAAATACTATGAGCAGGAAGAACTCAAAGCCTACATCGACCAAGTGCTAGGGGTCGATGCCATCCCCATTGCCCTGGGCATCTACTTTGTGTTTCGCGACGACGCCCAGGCCGAAACCTTCCGGGCCTCCCGATTCCGTTCCCGCGCCACGGCCCCCCGCATTCGCCTCAAGGTCAGCAAGTTTGAGGAATACCGAGATCGCCTCCAGCCGTTGATGGACTTCTACACGGATCGCGGTCGCCTGCCCACGGTGGAGGAACTGGGGACGGACACCCTCGCCCCCCTCCAAGACACCTTTGGCAGCATCAAGCGGGCCTTCACTGTCGTTCTCCAAGCTACCGATGCCGGGGAATGGGACGCCATTGCCGACAAGCGCCGCAACGATTTGCTGGTGTATCTGGCCCTCAGCCACTTTGGCAAGCGCCCAAAATTCAAGGATCTCTCGCCCGACCTTCAGCAGGATATCAAAGCCCTCTTCGGCAACTATCAGCAAGCCTGCACCGCCGCCGACCTGATGCTGATGAGCCTGGGACGGATGGAGCTGATTGAAGAACGCTGTCGGCAAAGTCCGGTGGGGCAGCAGCGGCCCAACTCCCTGTGGGTGCATGTTTCCGCCTTAGATCAACTCGACCCGCTGCTGCGGCTGTACGAAGGCTGTGCTTCCCGCACCATTGGCCGACCGGAGGAAGCCACGGTGGTCAAATTCCATGTCCAAAAGCCCCAGATTACCTATCTGGAGTTTCCTAGCTTCGACAAGGAGCCTCACCCGGCCCTCAAAACCAGCATGGTCATCTCCCTACGGGATCTCCACGTCCGCTATCGGGACTACGACCCCGACAACCCGCCCCTGCTGCACCAAAAAGACCAGACCCTCACCCCCGATTATCCCGACTACGCCAAGTTCGCCAAGCTCAGCCAACAAGAGCAAAAGTGGGGGCTGCTCGATGACGTGAAGGCCATTTTTGACCGTCGCGGCTGGGAGCAATGCCTGCTAGAGCATGGGGCCGAGCTAAAAGGGCATCGAGTAGTGCGGCGCAAGCAGACCGATTAA
- a CDS encoding DUF4007 family protein: MAKAALTQKPQAPAVFARHETFHPRFGWLKKGYDLALADPGIFLRDDAPVLLGVGKNMVRSIRYWCNAFKVLTEEDGQIRPARLGQQLLDDDGWDPFLENPASLWLLHWNLLKAPCTATAWAFAFGEFSAAEFTPEHLIDELRDYANGFSANIADSSLRKDVSCILRMYADQDSKKGPTEDSIDCPFTALRLLYSVGDGRRYEFQVGPKETLPAEIVVAACLEFAGISENESSAMGVSRLAHLEGSPGRAFKLSESAIAEAIEQVARRREDLFISDSAGLLQLQYAGDPLAMSEAILNKYFAG; this comes from the coding sequence ATGGCCAAAGCCGCCCTTACCCAAAAGCCCCAAGCCCCAGCGGTCTTTGCCCGCCATGAGACCTTTCATCCTCGGTTTGGCTGGCTCAAAAAGGGCTATGATCTTGCCCTCGCGGATCCCGGCATTTTTCTTAGAGACGATGCCCCAGTTTTGCTAGGGGTGGGAAAAAACATGGTGCGCTCCATTCGCTACTGGTGCAACGCCTTCAAGGTGTTGACGGAGGAAGATGGGCAGATTCGGCCAGCGCGGTTGGGGCAACAACTGCTCGATGATGACGGCTGGGATCCGTTTCTAGAAAACCCGGCTAGTTTGTGGCTGCTGCACTGGAATTTGCTCAAAGCCCCCTGCACGGCTACGGCTTGGGCCTTTGCCTTTGGAGAATTTTCGGCGGCGGAGTTTACCCCAGAACACCTCATTGATGAACTGAGGGACTATGCCAACGGCTTTAGCGCGAATATTGCTGACTCCTCGCTCCGAAAAGACGTGAGCTGTATTTTGCGGATGTATGCTGACCAAGACAGCAAAAAAGGGCCGACGGAAGACTCCATCGATTGCCCCTTCACCGCTCTGCGCCTGCTCTACAGCGTAGGGGATGGACGACGCTACGAGTTTCAAGTTGGCCCCAAGGAAACCCTACCCGCTGAGATTGTGGTGGCGGCCTGCTTAGAGTTTGCCGGAATTTCTGAAAACGAAAGCTCGGCGATGGGCGTTTCTCGCTTGGCCCATTTGGAAGGTAGCCCAGGGCGGGCGTTTAAGCTCTCAGAATCTGCCATTGCCGAAGCCATCGAACAGGTGGCCCGCCGCCGGGAGGATCTGTTTATTTCCGACAGTGCCGGATTGCTACAGCTTCAGTATGCAGGCGATCCGCTGGCCATGTCTGAGGCTATTCTGAACAAGTATTTTGCAGGTTGA
- a CDS encoding Uma2 family endonuclease: MQELKRPVEQTDPPRSARDTLPTMYDLPSEDPEEPGLPDEYHYLQPHLLSTTLHLTTVAADEVFSVGDMNLYYDVDHPLWHKRPDWFAVVGVPRLYENRDMRLSYVVWQERANPFVVVELLSPGTEREDLGQTSRISGQPPTKWEVYEQILRIPYYVIFDRYTNQLRAFRLVGGRYQSMEIADQRIPIPEWQLSLGVWQGMYEGIERLWLRWFDAEGQLILSAEERAEQAEERAEQAAEQVIQAEERANRLAERLRALGIDPDEVG; the protein is encoded by the coding sequence ATGCAAGAACTCAAGCGCCCCGTCGAGCAGACCGACCCACCCCGGTCGGCCAGGGACACCTTGCCCACCATGTATGACCTGCCTAGCGAAGACCCAGAGGAGCCTGGATTGCCGGACGAGTACCACTACCTTCAGCCCCATTTGCTCAGCACCACGCTGCATCTCACCACCGTTGCCGCCGATGAGGTCTTCAGTGTGGGGGATATGAACCTCTACTACGATGTCGATCATCCCCTGTGGCACAAGCGGCCCGATTGGTTTGCGGTGGTGGGAGTGCCCCGGCTCTACGAAAACCGCGATATGCGGCTCAGCTATGTGGTCTGGCAAGAGCGGGCCAATCCCTTCGTGGTGGTCGAGCTGCTGTCTCCCGGCACCGAACGGGAAGACCTGGGCCAAACGTCGCGGATTTCGGGCCAGCCGCCGACCAAGTGGGAGGTCTATGAGCAAATTCTGCGGATTCCCTACTACGTGATCTTTGACCGCTACACCAACCAGCTACGGGCGTTTCGCTTGGTGGGTGGCCGCTATCAGTCGATGGAGATCGCCGATCAGCGCATTCCCATCCCAGAGTGGCAGCTTAGCCTAGGGGTTTGGCAGGGCATGTATGAAGGCATCGAACGGCTCTGGCTGCGGTGGTTTGATGCCGAGGGACAACTGATTCTCTCCGCCGAGGAACGAGCCGAGCAAGCTGAAGAACGGGCAGAACAAGCGGCAGAACAGGTCATCCAGGCTGAAGAACGGGCTAATCGCTTAGCCGAACGCTTGCGAGCACTGGGCATCGACCCCGATGAAGTGGGATAG